In Rhipicephalus microplus isolate Deutch F79 unplaced genomic scaffold, USDA_Rmic scaffold_63, whole genome shotgun sequence, one genomic interval encodes:
- the LOC142789992 gene encoding uncharacterized protein LOC142789992, with protein sequence MTGFLLTCFLIAGSLTGAQGQIRGRIDGKGFRGHWSAGIADVGPRGAPGVSAVFRASFGGSFSSDTEDEPTSSGFGYGRTRSAGRPPAKIYSRYLEHEPWRRYGDYGSSGNEVDGHPLYSEHKAPWAGGYENDYGHMGYGPYPYAMGNGYSERLSLGKPRWR encoded by the exons ATGACAGGGTTTCTATTAACCTGCTTTCTGATCGCTG GAAGCTTGACTGGTGCACAAGGGCAAATAAGAGGGCGTATAGATGGCAAAGGATTCAGAGGACACTGGTCAGCCGGCATCGCGGATGTCGGGCCGCGGGGGGCACCCGGTGTTTCTGCGGTATTTCGGGCATCGTTTGGCGGAAGCTTTAGCAGCGACACTGAAGATGAACCTACGTCAAGCGgcttcg GCTATGGGCGGACTCGAAGTGCTGGGCGGCCCCCCGCCAAAATATATTCGAGATATCTAGAGCATGAACCATGGCGTCGTTATGGAGATTACGGCAGTTCGGGAAATGAAGTTGATGGACACCCACTCTACAGTGAACACAAGGCGCCATGGGCAGGTGGATATGAAAATGACTACGGGCACATGGGATACGGTCCCTACCCTTACGCGATGGGCAATGGCTACAGCGAACGCTTAAGTCTTGGGAAACCCCGCTGGCGTTAG